From Spirochaetota bacterium, a single genomic window includes:
- a CDS encoding HDOD domain-containing protein, with product MAADNGVPRQRTSDITSKIFNGEPYALTFPYFSEDVSRFINALFAKLLSRADRIFLLDMIITITREIFVNAVKANAKRVFFLRNNIDINDPDEYSRGVAQFKKAVVGQFESIAADLEKSDYRVTLEIEKRDGVLAMKVINNAPIHPVELSRIQMRQDKAKEFEDFTDAFDEIYDDTEGAGLGIVLVVLLLRNSGVGTDNYAITTDGKTTTTVLNIPSTLRPEEVTSDIKKRLLAQVQGIPTFPEHIFQLQQLCADPESTIQVISDKIMGDPALATDVLKLSNSAGFVPAKRIETISEAVMTIGLKNLNAVLVATGARRIMDKRFQKFEQIWNHCNLVAFYARRIAMKFKLSKVVENAYLAGLLHDLGKIVMLSTDLNLTNSIADIVQNRKIRTSTVIEEISVGISHAQIGALIAEKWGFPAYLIEAIRHHHTPLAASQPHAELVGVVYLANLIAGIESRKYQFSYVDEEILERYNLIDSADFTALHEELKALLKQQSL from the coding sequence ATGGCGGCAGATAACGGCGTACCACGGCAGCGCACCTCGGACATAACCTCAAAGATTTTCAACGGGGAGCCTTACGCCCTCACCTTCCCCTATTTCTCGGAGGACGTGAGCCGATTCATCAATGCCCTGTTCGCAAAATTACTGAGCCGCGCGGACCGGATATTCCTTCTCGACATGATCATCACCATCACCCGCGAGATCTTCGTAAACGCGGTGAAGGCGAACGCGAAACGGGTTTTTTTCCTGCGCAATAACATCGATATAAACGACCCTGATGAATACTCGCGGGGGGTCGCCCAGTTCAAGAAGGCCGTGGTGGGGCAGTTCGAATCGATTGCCGCCGACCTCGAGAAAAGCGATTACCGCGTGACCCTGGAGATCGAAAAGCGCGACGGGGTCCTGGCGATGAAGGTCATAAACAACGCGCCCATCCACCCGGTGGAGCTCAGCCGCATCCAGATGCGCCAGGACAAGGCGAAGGAATTCGAGGACTTCACCGACGCCTTCGACGAAATATATGACGACACCGAGGGCGCCGGACTGGGCATCGTCCTGGTAGTGCTGCTTCTCAGGAATTCGGGCGTGGGGACGGATAATTACGCGATCACCACCGACGGGAAGACCACGACCACCGTGCTGAATATTCCGAGCACCCTGAGACCCGAGGAGGTCACCTCGGACATCAAGAAGCGCCTGCTCGCGCAGGTCCAGGGAATACCCACCTTCCCGGAGCATATTTTCCAGCTTCAGCAGCTTTGCGCGGACCCGGAATCCACCATCCAGGTGATTTCGGACAAGATCATGGGCGACCCGGCCCTGGCGACCGATGTCCTTAAGCTTTCGAATTCCGCCGGATTCGTCCCGGCCAAGAGGATCGAGACCATTTCCGAAGCGGTGATGACGATAGGGCTCAAGAACCTGAACGCGGTCCTCGTAGCGACCGGCGCGCGGCGCATCATGGACAAGCGCTTCCAGAAATTCGAGCAGATATGGAACCATTGCAACCTGGTGGCCTTTTACGCGCGGCGCATCGCGATGAAATTCAAGCTGAGCAAGGTGGTGGAAAACGCCTACCTGGCGGGACTCCTCCACGACCTGGGAAAAATCGTCATGCTCTCCACCGACCTGAACCTCACGAACTCGATCGCCGATATCGTGCAGAACAGGAAGATACGCACCTCGACGGTAATCGAGGAGATTTCCGTAGGCATCAGCCACGCCCAGATCGGGGCGCTCATCGCCGAGAAATGGGGCTTCCCGGCCTACCTCATCGAGGCGATCCGGCACCATCACACGCCGCTCGCTGCAAGCCAGCCCCACGCCGAGCTCGTGGGCGTGGTATATCTCGCCAACCTGATCGCGGGAATCGAGTCGCGCAAGTACCAGTTCTCCTACGTGGACGAGGAAATCCTTGAGCGCTACAACCTGATCGATAGCGCCGATTTCACTGCCCTCCATGAGGAGCTCAAGGCGCTTCTCAAACAGCAGAGCCTCTAG
- a CDS encoding DUF115 domain-containing protein produces the protein MSPADYFLSDTPSGWKTITRRNGREVRLHSSYDPMIEAERAVSSFDKKRATILLVSGAGLGYHVRLLAQKYPGCRIIVIEESPEVIRLARTHYPENFEDVLVACSIQEVPAALESLEMGSFRGFAFFTHRPSYSLAPAFYDAMIRDITRFLSSKLSDLLTRFEFEERWVENILSNLHRVFTAPTVQGLFGRFRGCPGIIVSAGPSLRKNASLLEGMKDRALVVAVDTALKVLLRRGVTPHMVITLDAQKHSLRHFLGSMNSGAALVADLVSFPRIADLYPGRVFVSTTAKYFSGPSGETCREPTPMMDWIERYIEPVGDIQSGGSVATSAFDLLLNLGCSPIILVGQDLAYTGREIHASGTYHNDGWLPRTSRFQNLDSINQGVVRKRRIKRVEAYGGNGTVIADYVFDLYRGWFEDSALKVNFPVINATEGGARIRNTREQDLRSLAESMKPLYPAPGDILRAPVPTGSRTRERIVSALDEAIGRVKETAAQASGPEGSEGAIALVEDDFIRPLYNPFLRKTHAYLARHPDMDPAKAAAMLSADIAQASRRLAVMLERCRARLAELS, from the coding sequence ATGTCACCGGCCGACTATTTTCTCTCCGACACCCCAAGCGGCTGGAAGACAATTACCCGGCGGAACGGGCGCGAGGTGCGCCTGCATTCTTCCTACGATCCCATGATCGAGGCGGAGCGCGCGGTCTCGTCCTTCGACAAGAAGCGGGCCACGATACTCCTGGTGAGCGGGGCCGGGCTCGGCTATCACGTCAGGCTCCTGGCGCAGAAATACCCCGGCTGCCGGATCATCGTGATCGAGGAATCCCCCGAAGTCATACGGCTCGCGAGAACGCATTACCCGGAAAATTTCGAGGACGTCCTTGTCGCCTGCTCGATACAGGAGGTGCCCGCGGCGCTTGAATCCCTGGAGATGGGCTCGTTCAGGGGATTCGCGTTCTTCACGCATCGTCCCTCCTATAGTCTCGCGCCCGCGTTTTATGACGCGATGATCAGGGACATCACCCGCTTCCTCTCCTCGAAATTGAGCGACCTTCTTACACGCTTCGAGTTCGAGGAGCGATGGGTCGAGAACATCCTCAGCAACCTGCACCGGGTATTCACCGCGCCCACCGTGCAGGGACTGTTCGGGAGGTTCCGGGGGTGCCCGGGGATTATCGTGTCGGCCGGGCCCTCGCTCAGGAAAAACGCGTCCCTGCTCGAAGGAATGAAGGACAGGGCCCTGGTGGTCGCGGTCGACACCGCCCTTAAAGTCCTCCTCCGCCGCGGCGTCACACCGCACATGGTGATCACCCTGGACGCGCAGAAGCACTCGCTCCGCCATTTCCTGGGTTCCATGAATTCCGGCGCGGCCCTGGTCGCCGACCTGGTGAGCTTTCCCCGCATCGCCGACCTTTACCCGGGGCGCGTATTCGTGAGCACCACCGCCAAGTACTTCAGCGGGCCCTCGGGAGAAACCTGCCGCGAACCCACCCCCATGATGGACTGGATCGAGCGCTACATCGAGCCCGTGGGCGACATCCAGTCGGGGGGATCGGTGGCGACCAGCGCGTTCGACCTGCTGTTGAACCTGGGATGCAGCCCCATAATCCTCGTGGGCCAGGATCTCGCCTACACCGGAAGGGAGATCCACGCGAGCGGTACCTATCACAACGACGGCTGGCTCCCGCGAACCTCCCGGTTCCAAAACCTGGACTCTATCAACCAGGGCGTGGTGCGGAAGCGCAGGATCAAGCGCGTGGAGGCGTACGGCGGAAACGGCACGGTGATCGCCGATTATGTTTTCGACCTGTATCGGGGCTGGTTCGAGGACTCGGCGCTCAAGGTCAATTTCCCGGTCATCAACGCGACCGAGGGGGGGGCGCGCATCCGCAACACGCGGGAACAGGACCTGCGAAGCCTGGCGGAATCGATGAAGCCCCTGTATCCGGCGCCCGGGGATATCCTTCGCGCCCCTGTCCCGACGGGGTCCCGCACCAGGGAGCGGATAGTATCGGCCCTGGACGAGGCGATCGGGCGCGTAAAGGAGACCGCCGCTCAGGCGTCCGGCCCGGAGGGCAGCGAAGGGGCGATAGCGCTTGTCGAGGACGATTTTATCAGACCCCTCTATAATCCGTTCCTGCGCAAAACGCACGCCTATCTCGCGCGGCATCCCGACATGGACCCCGCAAAGGCGGCCGCCATGCTGAGCGCAGATATCGCCCAGGCCTCCCGCAGGCTCGCCGTGATGCTGGAGCGATGCCGGGCGCGGCTGGCCGAATTATCGTGA
- the bamD gene encoding outer membrane protein assembly factor BamD, translating into MTRTLVLFLAITIAVVPGYAKTQDRPEAIVKSILDGSIEESAPPTEQKKTVKPAAKADAKPEVKAGAKQPAVDAAQSRPARAKKEKSEDKLQPLPPDEVLLRTGIQLYTSGLYDAALVKFREIKAKYPESQFTDKASMWIGRIHLNAGKLDEAIKEFGTVPEDRGEYPASLYFIGDTSYRKGSTPAAIEHLVKLSAQFPEHELADDAYLLLGTIYLNEGKGGQALESATKIAKYYSKRETIDDAYFLMGQVFEKDPGLRDLESARRIYQIFLKKAREDKEPNFQNSPLLMRVEKDLRAIESTYFKMEN; encoded by the coding sequence ATGACGAGGACCCTCGTTCTGTTTCTTGCGATAACCATCGCCGTTGTGCCTGGATACGCGAAAACCCAGGACCGTCCCGAGGCGATCGTGAAAAGCATTCTCGATGGAAGCATCGAGGAGAGCGCCCCGCCGACCGAGCAGAAGAAGACGGTAAAGCCCGCGGCGAAGGCCGACGCGAAGCCGGAGGTGAAAGCGGGCGCGAAACAACCCGCCGTGGACGCAGCGCAGTCCAGGCCGGCCAGGGCTAAAAAAGAAAAATCCGAGGACAAGCTCCAGCCGCTTCCCCCCGACGAGGTTTTGCTTCGTACGGGCATCCAGCTCTATACCTCCGGCCTGTACGATGCCGCGCTCGTGAAATTCCGGGAGATCAAGGCCAAGTATCCCGAGAGCCAGTTCACCGACAAGGCGAGTATGTGGATCGGGCGCATTCACCTGAATGCAGGCAAGCTCGATGAGGCGATAAAGGAGTTCGGCACGGTCCCGGAGGACCGGGGCGAATACCCGGCGTCATTATATTTCATAGGGGACACCAGCTACAGGAAGGGAAGCACGCCCGCGGCCATAGAACACCTGGTGAAGCTGTCGGCGCAATTCCCCGAACACGAGCTCGCCGACGACGCGTACCTGCTCCTGGGCACGATATACCTGAACGAGGGCAAGGGCGGGCAGGCGCTGGAATCCGCAACGAAGATCGCGAAGTACTATTCGAAGAGGGAGACTATCGACGACGCCTATTTCCTTATGGGACAGGTGTTCGAGAAGGACCCGGGGCTCAGGGACCTCGAAAGCGCGCGCAGGATATACCAGATTTTTCTCAAGAAGGCCCGCGAAGACAAGGAGCCCAATTTCCAGAATTCACCGCTGCTCATGCGCGTTGAAAAGGACCTGCGCGCGATCGAATCCACCTATTTCAAAATGGAAAACTGA
- a CDS encoding chemotaxis protein CheX: MNINAEYVNPFLEAAGVVFKSVVGVDLKRGKLAIKETPSPSHEVAILIGITGSISGEVVYSMNYPMVHKIANTLAPGLTEPQIQNEYKDIIGELANMITGNAMNLFAETGKRIEMTTPTVIDGKNFTITHIKQTTLAITLYSPFGQLEMNVALK, encoded by the coding sequence ATGAACATCAACGCTGAATACGTCAATCCATTTCTCGAGGCCGCGGGAGTCGTCTTCAAGTCGGTGGTGGGAGTGGACCTCAAGCGGGGGAAGCTTGCCATCAAGGAGACGCCCTCTCCCTCGCACGAAGTCGCGATACTCATCGGGATCACCGGGTCGATCAGCGGCGAAGTCGTCTACAGCATGAACTATCCCATGGTTCACAAGATCGCAAACACCCTCGCCCCCGGACTCACGGAGCCGCAAATTCAGAACGAGTACAAGGACATCATCGGCGAGCTCGCGAACATGATCACGGGCAACGCGATGAACCTGTTCGCGGAGACGGGAAAGCGTATCGAGATGACGACGCCCACCGTGATCGACGGCAAGAATTTCACGATCACCCATATCAAGCAGACCACGCTCGCTATAACGCTCTACAGCCCGTTTGGGCAGCTCGAGATGAACGTGGCGCTCAAGTAG
- a CDS encoding Trm112 family protein — protein sequence MDTKLLDILACPACKGDVEYDAKNEKIICTECKRKYPVRDGIPVMLVDEAEQG from the coding sequence ATCGATACGAAGCTTCTTGACATTCTCGCCTGCCCCGCCTGTAAGGGCGACGTCGAATACGACGCGAAGAACGAGAAGATCATCTGCACCGAGTGCAAGCGCAAGTACCCCGTCAGGGACGGGATCCCCGTCATGCTCGTAGACGAAGCCGAGCAGGGATAG
- a CDS encoding propionyl-CoA synthetase has protein sequence MTAGYQQAYNESISNPEKFWGEAAKAVTWTKPHDTVLDSSHTPFYRWFAGGELNTCFNAVDRHVQGGRADQAAIIYDSPVTGTVKKISYRELLDQVSGFAGALVSLGVKKGDTVIVYMPMIPEAAVAMLACARIGAVHSVVFGGFAPNELAIRIDDAKPVVMVTASCGIEGKKTIEYKPLLDRAIELASHKPKHCIIYQRPQCTAPLIGPRDRDWSEAVKSASPADCVPVKATDPLYILYTSGTTGIPKGVVRDNGGHAVALTWSMKNIYGVEPGEVFWAASDVGWVVGHSYIVYAPLLYGCTTIMYEGKPVGTPDPGAFWRVISEHGVKVLFTAPTAFRAIKKEDPNGELIKKYDLSNFRYLFLAGERLDPDTYFWASEKLQRPVIDHWWQTETGWAIAANCMGLEAFPVKAGSPTKPAPGYQVEILDGEGKSLPRGTEGVVAIKLPLPPGTLPTLWKNDDKYRESYLEMFPGYYFTGDGGYYDKDGYIYIMGRVDDVINVAGHRLSTGAMEEIIATHPDVAECAVVGAADSFKGQLPVGFVVLKAGVDREEKAIQVELVKMVRDQIGAVACFKESIVVKRLPKTRSGKILRATMRKIADGESYTAPSTIDDPAVLGEIAEGLKTIGYGTKKG, from the coding sequence ATGACGGCAGGCTATCAACAGGCGTACAACGAATCAATTTCCAACCCCGAAAAATTCTGGGGAGAGGCGGCGAAGGCCGTCACGTGGACGAAACCGCACGACACGGTGCTCGATTCCTCCCATACCCCATTCTATCGCTGGTTTGCAGGCGGCGAGCTCAACACCTGCTTCAACGCCGTGGACCGGCATGTCCAGGGCGGGCGCGCCGACCAGGCCGCGATCATCTACGACAGCCCGGTGACGGGAACCGTGAAAAAAATTTCCTACCGGGAGCTCCTGGACCAGGTGTCGGGCTTCGCGGGGGCGCTCGTCTCCCTGGGCGTGAAGAAGGGGGACACCGTCATCGTCTACATGCCCATGATCCCCGAGGCGGCGGTCGCGATGCTGGCCTGCGCGCGCATTGGCGCGGTGCACTCGGTGGTGTTCGGGGGGTTTGCGCCCAACGAGCTCGCGATCCGCATCGACGACGCGAAGCCGGTGGTCATGGTCACGGCATCGTGCGGGATAGAGGGAAAGAAGACGATCGAGTACAAGCCGCTCCTGGACAGGGCGATCGAGCTCGCCTCGCACAAGCCGAAGCATTGTATCATTTACCAGCGCCCGCAGTGCACGGCCCCGCTTATCGGCCCCCGCGATCGCGACTGGAGCGAGGCGGTGAAAAGCGCCTCCCCCGCGGACTGCGTTCCCGTGAAGGCGACGGACCCGCTCTATATCCTTTACACGTCCGGTACCACGGGTATCCCCAAGGGTGTGGTGCGCGATAACGGCGGGCACGCGGTCGCGCTCACCTGGAGCATGAAGAACATCTACGGCGTCGAACCGGGAGAGGTATTCTGGGCGGCATCGGACGTGGGCTGGGTCGTGGGACATTCCTACATCGTCTACGCACCGCTCCTGTACGGCTGCACCACGATCATGTACGAGGGCAAGCCCGTGGGCACGCCGGACCCCGGCGCCTTCTGGCGTGTAATATCGGAGCACGGCGTCAAGGTGCTCTTCACCGCGCCTACGGCGTTTCGCGCGATCAAGAAGGAAGATCCCAACGGGGAGCTCATTAAAAAATACGACCTCTCGAATTTCCGATACCTCTTCTTGGCCGGCGAACGCCTGGATCCCGATACCTATTTCTGGGCGAGCGAAAAGCTGCAGCGTCCCGTAATCGACCACTGGTGGCAGACCGAAACCGGCTGGGCGATCGCCGCGAACTGCATGGGACTCGAGGCCTTCCCGGTGAAGGCGGGCTCGCCCACCAAACCCGCGCCCGGCTACCAGGTGGAAATCCTGGACGGAGAGGGAAAGTCCCTCCCGCGCGGAACCGAGGGCGTGGTCGCGATCAAGCTGCCGCTGCCTCCGGGGACGCTTCCCACCCTCTGGAAGAATGACGACAAGTACCGCGAATCGTACCTGGAAATGTTCCCCGGCTACTATTTTACCGGGGACGGCGGTTACTACGACAAGGACGGATACATCTACATCATGGGACGCGTCGACGACGTGATCAACGTCGCGGGTCACCGGCTCTCGACCGGCGCCATGGAGGAGATCATCGCCACGCACCCCGACGTCGCCGAATGCGCCGTGGTGGGCGCCGCGGATTCCTTCAAGGGGCAGCTCCCTGTCGGTTTCGTGGTGCTCAAGGCGGGGGTCGACCGCGAGGAGAAGGCGATCCAGGTCGAGCTCGTCAAGATGGTGCGCGACCAGATCGGCGCGGTCGCCTGCTTCAAGGAGTCCATCGTCGTGAAGCGCCTCCCGAAGACGCGCTCCGGCAAGATACTGCGCGCCACCATGCGCAAGATCGCGGACGGCGAGTCGTACACGGCGCCCTCGACGATCGACGATCCGGCAGTGCTGGGCGAGATCGCGGAAGGGCTCAAGACCATTGGATATGGAACGAAGAAAGGATAA
- a CDS encoding methionine synthase — protein sequence MAHNAQGAGGRYTGGTMNTLIQKLVAEGIVVTDGSWGTQLQQRGLARGECPDSWNLSNPEKVGEVARLYVEAGSRVILTNTFGANAVVLGKFGIADKAAAINRAGVEISKHAAGDRAYVFASMGPCGKMLVSGDITPDALREVFTDQSRALAAAGADGIVVETMMDVEEARIAVEAAKATGLPVVASMVFDSGKQKDRTMMGNTPEQAVTALTAAGADVIGANCGQGIEGFIPICTRMRAATGVPLWMKPNAGLPELVDGQVVYRTTPSEFAKFVPELIRAGAGFLGGCCGTSREFVEAIRRTVSV from the coding sequence ATGGCGCATAACGCGCAGGGCGCGGGGGGCCGATACACGGGAGGGACCATGAACACGCTCATCCAGAAACTTGTCGCGGAAGGGATAGTCGTCACCGACGGCTCGTGGGGCACGCAGCTTCAACAGCGGGGTCTTGCGCGCGGCGAGTGCCCGGACTCGTGGAACCTGTCGAACCCGGAAAAGGTGGGCGAGGTCGCGCGCCTCTACGTCGAGGCGGGAAGCCGCGTCATCCTCACCAACACCTTCGGCGCGAACGCCGTGGTGCTCGGAAAGTTCGGAATCGCCGATAAGGCCGCCGCGATCAACCGCGCGGGGGTGGAAATTTCGAAACACGCGGCGGGGGACCGGGCGTACGTCTTCGCGTCGATGGGCCCCTGCGGCAAGATGCTCGTGAGCGGCGACATCACCCCGGACGCGCTGCGTGAAGTCTTCACCGACCAGTCCCGCGCGCTCGCCGCCGCGGGCGCCGACGGCATCGTGGTCGAGACCATGATGGATGTGGAAGAGGCGCGCATCGCGGTGGAGGCCGCGAAGGCGACCGGGCTCCCGGTCGTTGCGAGCATGGTGTTCGATTCCGGCAAACAGAAGGACCGCACCATGATGGGCAACACCCCCGAGCAGGCCGTGACCGCGCTCACCGCCGCCGGCGCCGACGTGATCGGCGCGAACTGCGGGCAGGGGATCGAGGGCTTCATTCCCATCTGCACGCGCATGCGCGCGGCCACGGGCGTACCGCTCTGGATGAAGCCCAACGCCGGGCTCCCCGAGCTCGTGGACGGCCAGGTCGTGTATCGGACCACCCCTTCTGAATTCGCAAAATTCGTTCCGGAGCTTATTCGGGCGGGCGCGGGTTTTCTGGGCGGATGCTGCGGGACCAGCAGGGAGTTCGTGGAGGCGATCAGGAGGACGGTGAGCGTGTGA
- a CDS encoding MFS transporter yields the protein MKGISVAAGSAKPLTLGEIILYNMAGFAFNIYDTVLYAWIPFFYTPPDESGLTRYIPLAWLGILLAGGRLLDAINDPLIGYWSDNTKSRWGRRKPYIFISTPFLFLSFIFLWLPPVQGESMVNVWVLGAALFVYYWAYTGVLIPWFAVLPEMSDKNDERVKIASIGVAIGVLGALIGGGLSGPLFSSVGPFMMGLILAVPAFIAGELTLLGIHERHAAPHEDEWPGFFNVCRQVFADRQFLSFAAMIMFVQLTYQLMLMNVPYFTTLILKRPKADASIIMAEVIILMAVSAPVWYWLLKRYSKKRVFRFIILTMIAGFTLSYFIGVTDILPPLVEAMIVFPIAAIPIGGMFTASLGVIADLSDYDELKHGKRREAVHYGIYGIVRKTGWALCALILAGVFGAFGYSAENPEGVRVIWLVCALSCLVGLVAFIPYRLGDSKEETRKIMNL from the coding sequence ATGAAGGGAATCTCAGTGGCGGCCGGTTCGGCGAAGCCGCTTACCCTGGGGGAAATCATCCTCTACAATATGGCGGGATTCGCATTCAATATCTACGATACGGTGCTGTACGCCTGGATACCCTTTTTCTACACCCCGCCGGACGAAAGCGGCCTGACGCGCTACATCCCGCTCGCGTGGCTCGGGATATTGCTCGCGGGCGGGAGGCTCCTGGACGCGATCAACGATCCGCTTATCGGCTACTGGAGCGACAACACGAAATCGCGCTGGGGCAGGCGCAAGCCCTACATCTTCATTTCGACCCCCTTCCTGTTCCTCTCGTTCATCTTCCTGTGGCTCCCGCCCGTGCAGGGGGAAAGCATGGTGAACGTCTGGGTTCTCGGCGCGGCGCTCTTTGTGTATTACTGGGCGTACACGGGCGTGCTCATACCCTGGTTCGCCGTTCTGCCCGAGATGAGCGACAAGAACGACGAACGTGTGAAGATCGCCTCGATAGGCGTTGCGATCGGGGTGCTCGGCGCGCTCATCGGCGGTGGACTATCGGGCCCCCTCTTTTCCTCCGTGGGCCCTTTCATGATGGGCCTCATCCTCGCGGTCCCCGCGTTCATCGCGGGCGAACTGACGCTCCTGGGCATACACGAGCGCCATGCCGCGCCGCATGAGGACGAATGGCCGGGCTTCTTCAACGTGTGCAGGCAGGTGTTCGCCGACAGGCAGTTTCTTTCCTTCGCGGCGATGATCATGTTCGTGCAGCTTACCTACCAGCTCATGCTCATGAACGTACCCTATTTCACGACGCTCATTTTAAAACGGCCCAAGGCCGACGCCTCGATCATTATGGCCGAGGTCATCATCCTGATGGCCGTGTCGGCGCCGGTATGGTACTGGTTGCTCAAGCGCTACTCAAAGAAGCGCGTCTTCCGCTTCATCATTCTTACGATGATCGCGGGATTCACGCTGAGCTACTTCATCGGCGTGACCGATATTCTGCCGCCGCTCGTGGAGGCGATGATCGTATTCCCGATCGCCGCGATCCCCATCGGGGGAATGTTCACCGCCTCGCTGGGCGTGATCGCGGACCTCTCGGACTACGACGAGCTGAAGCACGGAAAGCGGCGCGAAGCGGTGCACTACGGGATTTACGGCATCGTGCGCAAGACCGGCTGGGCGCTGTGCGCGCTCATTCTCGCGGGGGTCTTCGGCGCGTTCGGTTACAGCGCCGAGAACCCGGAGGGCGTGCGCGTCATCTGGCTCGTGTGCGCGCTCTCGTGCCTGGTGGGGCTGGTTGCGTTCATTCCCTACAGGCTGGGTGACAGCAAAGAAGAGACGAGGAAAATAATGAATCTGTAA
- a CDS encoding cobalamin-binding protein, whose amino-acid sequence MANEILAKLEDAIVEMKADETQALTREAMQAGVTALDILNKGLLSALERVGVLFRDGDYFLPDVLMCVKAYNNAYALLDAELKKGAYKSRGTVMLGTVHGDIHEIGKNILLALLQGNGYTVVDIGVDIKSEVFLEKAKEVKPDIIGMSALLTTSMPAMKEVVDLFVKDGSRGKYKIIVGGAPVSKKFAEEIGADGYGEDAQSGVELVGKLLAG is encoded by the coding sequence ATGGCAAATGAAATACTGGCAAAACTGGAAGACGCGATCGTCGAGATGAAGGCGGACGAGACCCAGGCCCTCACGCGTGAGGCGATGCAGGCGGGTGTTACCGCGCTCGACATACTGAACAAGGGGCTCCTCTCTGCGCTCGAACGGGTGGGCGTGCTCTTCCGCGACGGTGACTACTTCCTTCCCGACGTGCTCATGTGTGTGAAGGCGTACAACAACGCCTACGCGCTCCTGGACGCCGAGCTCAAGAAGGGCGCGTACAAGTCGCGGGGAACGGTGATGCTCGGTACGGTTCACGGCGACATTCACGAAATTGGGAAGAACATTCTGCTTGCCCTCCTGCAGGGCAACGGGTATACCGTGGTGGACATAGGCGTGGACATCAAGTCCGAGGTATTCCTCGAAAAGGCGAAGGAGGTGAAGCCCGACATCATCGGCATGTCGGCACTGTTGACCACGAGCATGCCGGCCATGAAAGAAGTGGTCGACCTCTTCGTGAAGGACGGCTCGCGCGGAAAGTACAAGATCATCGTGGGAGGCGCCCCCGTGAGCAAGAAGTTTGCCGAGGAGATCGGCGCCGACGGGTACGGGGAGGACGCACAGTCCGGTGTGGAACTTGTCGGGAAGCTGCTTGCGGGATAA
- a CDS encoding PLP-dependent transferase, whose protein sequence is MSTNFNPEWKLGTRCVHAGEGVDTDTKAIRRPIHMANSYALPHDLGELIKSLSIEDTDHFTYTRELSPTPRYLEERLALLEGGEDCVVTASGMGAIGAFLFTVLGAGDRLVASEICYTGTQKLAGFHLPRFGVKTTQVDTSDLDAVRAAVTPGTKLVFVETPGNPIVQVADIAAIAKIAHDAGAMLAVDSTWSGLVTQKPLDLGADVVIHSATKFINGHGDALGGAIIGPRKLMTEVREYGIVHMGACASPFNAWLIMRGSVTLPMRMERHCENGQRVAEFLASHPKVLSVRYPGLESHPGHEVAKRQMKGYSGMLNFNLKADMNAHFEFLKNLRLITYAVSLGHDQSLIYYMPTDFFFADWGVMNDAQKAKYRAIMGDGVFRLSVGIEDAEDIIADLSGALDAVP, encoded by the coding sequence ATGAGCACGAACTTCAACCCCGAATGGAAACTGGGCACGCGCTGCGTACACGCGGGCGAGGGGGTCGATACCGACACGAAGGCGATTCGGCGCCCCATCCACATGGCCAACAGCTACGCCCTGCCGCACGACCTTGGAGAGCTCATCAAGTCCCTCTCTATAGAAGATACCGATCATTTCACCTATACGCGCGAGCTCTCCCCCACCCCGCGCTACCTGGAGGAGCGGCTTGCGCTCCTTGAGGGCGGCGAGGACTGCGTCGTGACCGCGAGCGGCATGGGGGCGATAGGCGCCTTCCTTTTCACGGTGCTGGGCGCCGGGGACCGCCTGGTCGCGAGCGAGATCTGCTACACGGGGACGCAAAAGCTCGCCGGCTTCCACCTTCCGCGCTTTGGCGTCAAGACGACACAGGTCGACACGAGCGACCTCGATGCCGTGCGCGCGGCCGTCACCCCCGGCACGAAGCTCGTCTTCGTCGAGACCCCCGGCAACCCCATCGTCCAGGTCGCCGATATCGCCGCGATCGCGAAGATCGCCCATGACGCGGGGGCCATGCTCGCCGTCGACAGCACCTGGTCGGGCTTGGTCACCCAGAAGCCCCTTGATCTTGGCGCCGACGTCGTCATCCACAGCGCGACCAAGTTCATCAACGGGCACGGCGACGCGCTCGGGGGCGCGATTATCGGCCCCCGGAAGCTCATGACCGAGGTGCGCGAGTACGGGATCGTGCACATGGGCGCGTGCGCGAGCCCCTTCAACGCGTGGCTCATCATGCGCGGCTCGGTAACCCTGCCCATGCGCATGGAGCGTCACTGCGAAAACGGGCAGCGGGTCGCGGAATTCCTCGCCTCCCACCCGAAGGTGTTATCGGTCCGCTACCCCGGCCTTGAAAGCCACCCCGGCCACGAGGTCGCGAAGAGGCAGATGAAGGGCTACAGCGGGATGCTCAACTTTAACTTGAAGGCGGACATGAACGCGCACTTCGAATTCCTGAAAAACCTGCGGCTCATAACGTACGCCGTGTCGTTGGGGCACGACCAGAGCCTCATCTACTACATGCCCACGGATTTCTTCTTCGCGGACTGGGGCGTGATGAACGACGCGCAGAAGGCGAAGTACCGCGCGATCATGGGGGACGGCGTATTCCGCCTGTCGGTCGGGATCGAGGACGCGGAGGACATCATCGCGGACCTCTCCGGCGCGCTCGATGCCGTGCCTTGA